CTTGAAGGACATGAACCCCCGCCTCGTGATCGGCTTCGTCGGCGCCCACGTGGCGGTGGCGCCCGAGGCCGCGCTCCGGGCCTCGGAGGCGATCGACTTCGTCGGCCGCAACGAGTTCGACTTCACCATCCGGGAGGTGGCCGAGGGCCGCCCGCTGGCCGCCGTCGACGGGCTCAGCTACCGCTCCGAGGGCCGGATCGCCCACAACCCGGAGCGCGCGATCCTGGAGGACATGGACCGCCTCCCCTTCGTCGTCGACGTCTACCGGCGCGACCTGCGGATCGAGGATTACTTCATCGGCTACCTGCTGCACCCCTACGTGTCCCTCTACACGGGCCGCGGGTGCCGCTCGAAGTGCACCTTCTGCCTGTGGCCGCAGACGGTGGGCGGGCACCGCTACCGGACGCGGAGCCCCGAGCACGTGGCCGACGAGATCGCCCTCGCCCGGCAGTACTTCCCCCAGGTCAAGGAGTACTTCTTCGACGACGACACGTTCACCGACGACCTGCCGCGCGCGGAGGCAATCGCCCGGAAGCTCGGCCGGCTCGGCGTCACCTGGTCCTGCAACGCCAAGGCGAACGTGCCCTCCGAGACCCTGAAGGTCATGCGCGACAACGGCCTCCGGCTCCTCCTGGTGGGCTACGAGTCGGGGAACCAGCAGATCCTCAACAACATCAAGAAGGGGATCCGGCTGGACATCGCCCGCAAGTTCACCCGGGACTGTCGCGAGCTGGGCATCACGATCCACGGCACCTTCATCCTGGGGCTGCCCGGCGAGACGCGGGAGACGATCGAGGAGACCATCCGGTACGCCGCCGAGATCAACCCGCACACCATCCAGGTCTCGATCGCGGCGCCGTACCCCGGGACCCACATGCACCGGCAGGCCGTGGAGAAGGGCTGGCTGCAGAATGGCGGGAAGGAGCTGGTGAACGACCACGGCGTGCAGATCAGCGCGCTCAGCTACGCGCACCTGCCCCACACCGAGATCTTCGACTCCGTGGAGACCTTCTACAAGCGCTTCTACTTCCGCCCGGGCAAGGTCGCGGCGCTGGTGTCGGAGATGGTGCGGAGCCCGCAGATGATGACGCGCCGCCTCCGCGAAGGCG
The genomic region above belongs to Candidatus Methylomirabilota bacterium and contains:
- the hpnJ gene encoding hopanoid biosynthesis associated radical SAM protein HpnJ — translated: MLKTLFLHPPSFEGFDGGAGARYQAKREIRSFWYPTWLAQPAALVAGSRLIDAPPADITLEQVLPVAKEYELCVLHTSTPSFRSDVKVAEALKDMNPRLVIGFVGAHVAVAPEAALRASEAIDFVGRNEFDFTIREVAEGRPLAAVDGLSYRSEGRIAHNPERAILEDMDRLPFVVDVYRRDLRIEDYFIGYLLHPYVSLYTGRGCRSKCTFCLWPQTVGGHRYRTRSPEHVADEIALARQYFPQVKEYFFDDDTFTDDLPRAEAIARKLGRLGVTWSCNAKANVPSETLKVMRDNGLRLLLVGYESGNQQILNNIKKGIRLDIARKFTRDCRELGITIHGTFILGLPGETRETIEETIRYAAEINPHTIQVSIAAPYPGTHMHRQAVEKGWLQNGGKELVNDHGVQISALSYAHLPHTEIFDSVETFYKRFYFRPGKVAALVSEMVRSPQMMTRRLREGVEFFRFLSHR